The genomic DNA GGACGAACGTGAATACGATGATGGCGTCAATGGGGATGCCCATGAGCGGGATGGCGAACTTGTCGTAGGAGATGCCGCGCATGGCCATGCCGATCTTGGTCTTGGTAACGATGAAATTCAGGAAGATGAAGACCGCGACGGCTGCAACGATGACGATCACCTTGAGGTTGGTGATGGTCACGCCTCCGAGATTCCAGATGGTTTTTTCCACCAATTCGGGAAACTTCAACCGGCTGGCGCCGAGCACGGCCAGGTTGGAGTATTCGAGGATCAGGCCGCACATGAGCGCGGTGATGACTACGTAGAGCCGGTGCGCGCCTTTGCGGCGCAGGGGCCGGTAGGCAACGCGTTCCAGGGTGACGCCCACGCAGGCGGTCAGGAACATGGTCAGCGGCACGGCGAGCAGGAAGGTCACCAGGGGCGACAGCCCGACCATTGGGCCGAGCAGGAACCCGGCCACGAAAAACGCGATGTATGCGCCGACCATGAAGATGTCTCCATGGGCGAAGTTGATCAGCCGCAACACGCCGTATACCAGGGTGTAGCCAAGCGCGATGAGCGCATAGAAGCTTCCCCACTGGAGGGCGTTCAATATATTCTGAATTATGAAGTCCACTTTTCCACTTCCCGAGAAAGATGTTTGGCCTGAGCATAGTGTACGGGATGAGCTGCCCGTATTCTCAGTAAAAGAGCGGGGGCCTTGTGGCCCCCGCCCGATTAATCACGGTACGTCAACTGCTTACGGGCAAACAGACTCTTCAAAGACGAATTCGCCCTTGTCGGAGATCTTGACGACAACGGCGCACTTGATGGGATCGCCCTGTGCGTCGAACTTGGAGGAACCGGTGAT from Pseudodesulfovibrio sp. S3 includes the following:
- a CDS encoding branched-chain amino acid ABC transporter permease, producing the protein MDFIIQNILNALQWGSFYALIALGYTLVYGVLRLINFAHGDIFMVGAYIAFFVAGFLLGPMVGLSPLVTFLLAVPLTMFLTACVGVTLERVAYRPLRRKGAHRLYVVITALMCGLILEYSNLAVLGASRLKFPELVEKTIWNLGGVTITNLKVIVIVAAVAVFIFLNFIVTKTKIGMAMRGISYDKFAIPLMGIPIDAIIVFTFVLGSAFAGLAGLLFAMSYPVLEPFMGMIIGWKAFIAAVVGGIGDIRGAFYGGFLLGFIEVGVVTVFPSTYRDLFAFTILLVILWMKPTGLFGMPQSTKI